One stretch of Narcine bancroftii isolate sNarBan1 chromosome 8, sNarBan1.hap1, whole genome shotgun sequence DNA includes these proteins:
- the ift46 gene encoding intraflagellar transport protein 46 homolog isoform X2, producing the protein MLTKLVTNQPYDESLDVNDSEEVASIYTPSPRQSGGPRLNRSQTRIMADNSSDEYDEENSKKSEEKKKGSKSLRGFIEDEDDDEDSDDTESDEDDEEHGTPPDGAYDPADYEHLPTSTEIKELFQYITRYTPQSIELDHKLKPFIPDFIPSVGDIDAFLKVPRPDGKPDNLGLIPLDEPCAKQSDPTVLSLWLTENSKQHSITQLKVKSLENVEKNPKALDNWMESISELHRSKPPANVHCTKPMPDIESLMQEWPSEFEELLGKVSLPTAETNCDLPQYIDMICAILDIPVYKDRIQSLHVLFTLYSEFKNSQHFKALAEGNKVNSSEEPPSHNADVDIITFD; encoded by the exons ATGCTG ACAAAGCTTGTTACTAACCAGCCATATGATGAAAGTCTGGATGTGAATGATTCTGAAGAAGTAGCAAGCATCTACACCCCATCTCCAAGGCAATCTG GTGGCCCCAGGTTAAATCGTTCACAGACCAGAATCATGGCAGATAACAGCAGCGATGAGTACGACGAGGAAAATAGTAAGAAATCAGAG gaaaaaaagaagggCTCTAAGTCCCTGCGGGGTTTCATTGAGGATGAGGATGACGATGAAGATTCAGATGACACAGAatctgatgaagatgatgaagaacatGGAACACCACCAGATGG TGCATATGACCCTGCAGATTATGAGCATCTCCCCACTTCTACTGAAATAAAGGAGCTCTTTCAGTACATCACACG GTATACTCCACAGTCTATTGAGCTGGATCACAAACTGAAGCCATTCATTCCTGATTTCATTCCGTCAGTGGGTGATATCGATGCTTTTTTGAAG GTACCACGTCCTGATGGGAAGCCTGACAACTTAGGCCTAATCCCACTGGATGAACCTTGTGCAAAACAGTCTGATCCTACTGTTCTGTCACTGTGGTTAACAGAAAATTCAAAGCAGCACAGCATCACG CAATTGAAAGTGAAAAGTCTGGAGAATGTTGAAAAGAATCCAAAGGCACTTGACAACTGGATGGAAAGCATTAGTGAGCTGCACCGTTCCAAACCACCTGCTAATGTTCACTGTACCAA GCCAATGCCTGACATTGAGTCCCTCATGCAGGAGTGGCCATCAGAGTTTGAGGAGCTGCTGGGGAAG GTGAGCTTGCCCACAGCAGAAACCAACTGTGACCTGCCCCAATATATTGATATGATTTGTG CAATTCTTGATATCCCTGTATACAAGGACCGCATCCAATCCTTGCATGTGCTTTTCACTCTCTATTCAGAGTTCAAAAACTCACAG CATTTTAAAGCTCTAGCAGAAGGGAACAAAGTGAACAGTTCTGAGGAGCCTCCATCCCACAATGCAGATGTGGACATCATAACATTTGACTAA
- the ift46 gene encoding intraflagellar transport protein 46 homolog isoform X3 has translation MADNSSDEYDEENSKKSEEKKKGSKSLRGFIEDEDDDEDSDDTESDEDDEEHGTPPDGAYDPADYEHLPTSTEIKELFQYITRYTPQSIELDHKLKPFIPDFIPSVGDIDAFLKVPRPDGKPDNLGLIPLDEPCAKQSDPTVLSLWLTENSKQHSITQLKVKSLENVEKNPKALDNWMESISELHRSKPPANVHCTKPMPDIESLMQEWPSEFEELLGKVSLPTAETNCDLPQYIDMICAILDIPVYKDRIQSLHVLFTLYSEFKNSQHFKALAEGNKVNSSEEPPSHNADVDIITFD, from the exons ATGGCAGATAACAGCAGCGATGAGTACGACGAGGAAAATAGTAAGAAATCAGAG gaaaaaaagaagggCTCTAAGTCCCTGCGGGGTTTCATTGAGGATGAGGATGACGATGAAGATTCAGATGACACAGAatctgatgaagatgatgaagaacatGGAACACCACCAGATGG TGCATATGACCCTGCAGATTATGAGCATCTCCCCACTTCTACTGAAATAAAGGAGCTCTTTCAGTACATCACACG GTATACTCCACAGTCTATTGAGCTGGATCACAAACTGAAGCCATTCATTCCTGATTTCATTCCGTCAGTGGGTGATATCGATGCTTTTTTGAAG GTACCACGTCCTGATGGGAAGCCTGACAACTTAGGCCTAATCCCACTGGATGAACCTTGTGCAAAACAGTCTGATCCTACTGTTCTGTCACTGTGGTTAACAGAAAATTCAAAGCAGCACAGCATCACG CAATTGAAAGTGAAAAGTCTGGAGAATGTTGAAAAGAATCCAAAGGCACTTGACAACTGGATGGAAAGCATTAGTGAGCTGCACCGTTCCAAACCACCTGCTAATGTTCACTGTACCAA GCCAATGCCTGACATTGAGTCCCTCATGCAGGAGTGGCCATCAGAGTTTGAGGAGCTGCTGGGGAAG GTGAGCTTGCCCACAGCAGAAACCAACTGTGACCTGCCCCAATATATTGATATGATTTGTG CAATTCTTGATATCCCTGTATACAAGGACCGCATCCAATCCTTGCATGTGCTTTTCACTCTCTATTCAGAGTTCAAAAACTCACAG CATTTTAAAGCTCTAGCAGAAGGGAACAAAGTGAACAGTTCTGAGGAGCCTCCATCCCACAATGCAGATGTGGACATCATAACATTTGACTAA
- the ift46 gene encoding intraflagellar transport protein 46 homolog isoform X1 yields the protein MPSDDRAEVHRAEPTPPAVCHLVLAHCSRVCAGAVSSRGVSSGEFMAESDSEGAKTKLVTNQPYDESLDVNDSEEVASIYTPSPRQSGGPRLNRSQTRIMADNSSDEYDEENSKKSEEKKKGSKSLRGFIEDEDDDEDSDDTESDEDDEEHGTPPDGAYDPADYEHLPTSTEIKELFQYITRYTPQSIELDHKLKPFIPDFIPSVGDIDAFLKVPRPDGKPDNLGLIPLDEPCAKQSDPTVLSLWLTENSKQHSITQLKVKSLENVEKNPKALDNWMESISELHRSKPPANVHCTKPMPDIESLMQEWPSEFEELLGKVSLPTAETNCDLPQYIDMICAILDIPVYKDRIQSLHVLFTLYSEFKNSQHFKALAEGNKVNSSEEPPSHNADVDIITFD from the exons ATGCCATCCGACGACCGAGCCGAGGTCCACAGGGCTGAACCCACACCTCCCGCCGTCTGCCACCTCGTCCTAGCTCATTGCAGCCGAGTTTGCGCAGGCGCGGTCAGTTCTCGCGGCGTTTCGTCGGGGGAGTTCATGGCGGAGTCGGACTCCGAAGGCGCTAAG ACAAAGCTTGTTACTAACCAGCCATATGATGAAAGTCTGGATGTGAATGATTCTGAAGAAGTAGCAAGCATCTACACCCCATCTCCAAGGCAATCTG GTGGCCCCAGGTTAAATCGTTCACAGACCAGAATCATGGCAGATAACAGCAGCGATGAGTACGACGAGGAAAATAGTAAGAAATCAGAG gaaaaaaagaagggCTCTAAGTCCCTGCGGGGTTTCATTGAGGATGAGGATGACGATGAAGATTCAGATGACACAGAatctgatgaagatgatgaagaacatGGAACACCACCAGATGG TGCATATGACCCTGCAGATTATGAGCATCTCCCCACTTCTACTGAAATAAAGGAGCTCTTTCAGTACATCACACG GTATACTCCACAGTCTATTGAGCTGGATCACAAACTGAAGCCATTCATTCCTGATTTCATTCCGTCAGTGGGTGATATCGATGCTTTTTTGAAG GTACCACGTCCTGATGGGAAGCCTGACAACTTAGGCCTAATCCCACTGGATGAACCTTGTGCAAAACAGTCTGATCCTACTGTTCTGTCACTGTGGTTAACAGAAAATTCAAAGCAGCACAGCATCACG CAATTGAAAGTGAAAAGTCTGGAGAATGTTGAAAAGAATCCAAAGGCACTTGACAACTGGATGGAAAGCATTAGTGAGCTGCACCGTTCCAAACCACCTGCTAATGTTCACTGTACCAA GCCAATGCCTGACATTGAGTCCCTCATGCAGGAGTGGCCATCAGAGTTTGAGGAGCTGCTGGGGAAG GTGAGCTTGCCCACAGCAGAAACCAACTGTGACCTGCCCCAATATATTGATATGATTTGTG CAATTCTTGATATCCCTGTATACAAGGACCGCATCCAATCCTTGCATGTGCTTTTCACTCTCTATTCAGAGTTCAAAAACTCACAG CATTTTAAAGCTCTAGCAGAAGGGAACAAAGTGAACAGTTCTGAGGAGCCTCCATCCCACAATGCAGATGTGGACATCATAACATTTGACTAA